Part of the Kamptonema formosum PCC 6407 genome, GCTGCTAAGACTCTTATCCCAGACGTACTTTTTCAAGCGCATTCAGCAGCTTTAGGACTTCAGTTTTATGATGGGAAAACATTTCCTGAAAAATATCGGAATGGAGCCTTTGTAGCGTTTCGCGGCAGTTGGAACCGTAACGCTGGAACGGGATACAAAATTGTGTTTGTACCATTTAATAACGTTGGTCGTCCCCAAAATTATTATGAAGATTTTTTGAAGGGGTTTCTGATCGAGCCATCAGGGCCTAAAACTTGGGGTCGTCCTGTTGGTTTGCTAGTTTTACCTGATGGGAGTTTGTTGTTTACTGAAGAAGGTAATAACATAATTTATCGCGTGCAGTATCGGGGATAATTGTTAGTTGTTAGTTGTTAGTTGGGAAAAATTTATTCGTCTCTCCCTAACTTCTTCCTTCTTCCTTCTTCCTTCTTCCTTCTCCCTTCTTCCTTGATTCTAAAAACCAGAACCAGGCTGTTTTATAAACTCAGCTTCCTCTGGCGTTGTCTCCCTTCCAAGAATTTGATTTCGATGGGGAAATCTACCAAACTTCTCAATTATTTCTAAATGACGAATGGCATAATCAATAGGTGATTTACTCTCAGCATCTCCGCTAAGTTGGTAAAATAATTCAACTGCTTTTCGCTGATGTTCCAAATTTTCGCTATGTTCAAAAGGCAGGTAAATAAACCACCTTTGTACAGACAAAAAGGTGCTATCGAACTTGTTATCGACAGCGTATTGAGCAGCAATCAGTGCTTTACTATCAGTGGCAAAGGCTTGAGGTTTTCCACGAAATAAATTCCGAGGGAATTGATCTAGTAATATGATTAATGCTAAGCAACTTTCTGGGGATTTTTGCCAAGAGTCAAGTTTACCTGATGCGGCTAATTCATAGTCTGAGAAAAAGCGCGATCGTACTTCCTCGTCAAAAGCTGTATCTTTTGTAAACCATTCTTTTTTAGGTTGGCCATAGTTGGGAGAGTCAGATTGACCAAACCAGAAAGTTAAAACTCGATCGACTTGCAATCTTGATTCTAATTGATTATTCATTGTAATTTCAATTAAAACCTATTTTTTAGAATTAAACTTTTGTTTAGCTTGCTCGTAAACTTCAACATTAATTTGAGTTATCCCCAATTCTTGAGCAAATTTCTCAATCTTTTTACGAGCAGCCGGTCGGACGAAAAAGGGAATTTCCTTGAGCCTTGCCTCAGCTTCTGCTGTCCATTCTAGTGGTATACTCATTATCCAATTACTCCTGATTTTAAGTACAATTGCTATAAATTCATAGTTTACAGCATAAAGGGCTTAATGGCAAAATCCCCCAGCGTAACTGTAAAACTCTGTTGCTCTTTAGTAGCCGCAAAATTAATAATAACTTCACAGGCAACTGCAACAGTCAGCATCACCAAGTTTCTCGCTAAAGGGTAATCGCAAACATCATCATTTGCTGGTGAAGGAACGCGATAGCCTTGATTCCAAATCACCTCAGCATAATCACTAGCTAAACCGACATGGAGACAGGGAATACTCCTACTCGCACAGCAATCTTTAACAGCTTGCCGACCTATGCTATTATCAAAAGTATCAACTACTAATGCACTATTGGCAAGTAGTACAGCGGCATTTGCTGCTGTTAGTTCTTTCGACTGTGGATCGACCTTAACTCCTAGAGCGCGGTAGAGGTTATTGGCGATAATTTTTGCTTTGAATGCGCCCACATCTGAACGATAATAGGGTTGGGTAGATAAGTTACGTTCCTCGATGCGATCGCGGTCAATTACCTTTAAGTTTTCAAAGCCAGAACGTGCCAAGTTCTCAGTAATATTAGCACCCAAAGCACCAGCGCCACATACCGTTACTGGCAACTTTTTCAACAGTGACATTACTGCTGGTGTTCGATACAGTTGTTCGTGAAATAAAGTTGACATAATTGGTAATTGGTAATTGGTAATAGCTAATTGCGAATGGCTAATTGCTAACTTATCTAGCTTCGACAACTCCAACTAATGATTGTAAATCAAAGTTGCTGTCTAGTCCGCTTAGACAAATGCCAGCACTAACTACAGTCAGGTCATTTTTGGCGATCGCGCTGGTGTGGCGATCGCCATTTCCACCAGTCCACTCGATCAGCCAATAGTCGTCGCGATCGCGAAACTCTCGCAACTCTCCCCCACCCATTTGTAGCGCCTCCTGTAAGCGCTTTTCATCCCGTCGCTGCTGGAACTTTTGACTAAATTCCTCAGTCTGCTGTGCTACTAACTCGTAGACAGTACGCATCTCCGGTGTCATCCCCTTAAAGCGGACTTCTTGAGGAGAAATCACCTTTTTTAACGCCAATCTTAGTTCCTCAGATGACAGCGGATCGGCGCGGCGATCGATATCCTCGAACCACCACGATTTACCATCCCATCTAGCAATAATTGGCTCAAAAGTAGCGCCTTCAGTTACTAAATGGATGGGAAATGGTTTGGCAACACCAATGCGTTGTCTAGCATCAGATTCATTAACAGGATAAGCCAGCCAAGTTTGTCCTTGCAAAGTGTAAGCTAGTTGCAATCGAATGGGAGCAAGTAGTTGCAAATATTCCGTCAGTTGTGGCAAACTGGGTTCATCAACTACTTGAGCAACTTTTTCATTAACTGGCTGAAAAATACCCCATCCTTCAAAATTACGCGGCTTTGGCTTGAAAGTATAAACAATTCCAGCTACCCTTGTCCGTACCCGTCCCCCGCGAGTGCAAGGCGCGAGAAACTGAGTATCGCACAACTGCGTTTCTTGTGCAGCCAGTTTGCTCAGAAGATTGCGGATATCTGCCACTATATTTACCTCCAAAACTCATTAAATATTTTCCTGAAACTTTAATGGTATAGAAGTTATATGTTATTGAACATTAACACTAAAAACATTTAGTTTTAAGGATGAATTGCAGAATGTAACAATTAAACTATTGCGTTAAGCAGGTTCTTGTGTTAGGTTTGAATTTCAAATCCTAGAAGTAGGACAAAATTATCTTATCCAAAAACAATGCAAAGACATACTATGATGACTCCGAAATTCTTAAAAGTCGCAGTTGCAACCGCAGGTACAGCCTTGAGCTTAGCATCTATTTTTGCTAACCCAGTCAAAGCCGAGGAATACAAATTTACAGTTCAGAACAATACCGATACAGCAATTAGCCAGGTATTCGTATCTGAAGATGGCAAGACTTGGGGATACTTTTCTCTGGAAAGTAACATTGCTCCCAAGAGTGAAGGAGAGATGGTTTGGGGTGAACAGACTAATCACGAAGCTTGCAGCCAGTGGATAAAAGTAGGATTTGAAGATGGGAGTATGTCAGAGGCGGAGAAGTTTGATTTCTGTGCTAATCCTTCTTTAGTTGTTGACTAAGAATTAAGCTGTGATGCAGGTTTAAAACCGAGTGTATAACTCAGGGTGTATCCTCCGCTTTTTGTGTCAAAGAAGGCTGGAGTCAAGTGACTTCAGCTTCTTTGTAGGCAAGTCTATCTTATTTTAGGATAAAGTGAAAACAGACTCACTCTTTTATAAGCTATTTCAGAAGTTCCCCCATAGCTTTTTTGAGCTGATTGGTCAATCTTCTTCTGAGGTTGAAGCTTATCATTTTACCTCAGTAGAAATCAAACAACCGAATTTTACCATCGATGGATTGTTTAAGCCTAGTGATGAGGATAACGACAAACCTATTTACTTTATTGAGGTACAGTTTCAGAAGAAAGACTATTTTTATTGGCGTTTTTTTGCAGAAGTTTTCCTGTATCTGAAGCAAGAAATGCCTACTCAAGATTGGCAGGCTGTGGCTGTGTTTAAAAACCGCAATGTCGATCCCGACTTACCAAGACAATATCGAGGTTTGTTGATGAGCCAGCAGGTGAAAATTATCTATTTGGAGGAGTTAGAAAAAACAGGCGATCGCTCTTTAGCTCTAGGTATGGTACAATTAATTGTAGAGCCAGAAGAAACAGCGGGTGCAGAAGCTCGGCAATTAATTGGAAAGGCGCGGCAGTTGGATGATGAAGACCTTAGCCGCGATGTAGTAGAATTTATTGAGACGGTCATTGTTTATAAGTTTGCTAATTTGAGTCGTCAGGAGATACAAGAAATGCTGGAATTGGGTGATTTGAAGCAGACAAGATTTTATCAAGAAGCCAAAATAGAAGGTAAGGTAGAAACAGTGCCTGTACTTTTGCGACTGGGATTGAGTGTAGAACAAATTGCTCGTGAGTTAGGGTTGGACATTGAATTGGTAAGGCAGGCAGTTCAGGGTTTTTCTGGTGGTGAGATTGAGGAAGGAGAAGATAGGGGAAATTAGCAAAATTGTATTTGCTGATTATTAGTTTAATTCTGATTTTCATCAACTGAATCTATATCGTTTTGAATGACCACCTATTGAGTAGGTGAAAATTATGACTATTTCAATAGCAGCAACACCCTTACCTTTAGCAGTTAATGCTGATGGCGTAGTGCTAGTAGGGGGAACACGAGTAACCCTTGATACGGTTGTATTTTCTTTTAATCGAGGTGCAACTGCTGAGGAAATTTGTTTGGCTTATCCATCTTTGCGTTTAGCAGATGTGTATGCCACAATTGCTTATTATTTGCAGCATCAGGAAGATGTCGAGGCGTATTTGCAGCAGCGGCAAGTATTAGCGAGGGAAGTTCGCAGACAGAATGAGGCTAAATTCAATCCTCAAGGAATTAGAGAACGTTTGTTGTCTCGGAGGGGTGGATAGTGACTCATGCTTCACCTGCTTCAAGTAGTACATTCCCCATTGCCCTCGCTCGCTTGATATTAGTAGTTAAAGCACAAACAATTACAGTCCTGATTTGAGAACTGTTCAATATATCATTTTGAATGACTACATAAGGACGAACATAACCTGGCTCTGAGCCAATTGGCTGTCCTAAATCAATCCAGTAAATATCTCCTTGGTGAATTACCATTCTGTTTCTGCCAATTGTCGCTGATGTTGACGCATTCCCTCTAACATAGCTTGCTCTGACGGATCTAGTCCATCTGCATAGGCTTCATTGATGCTTTTTAGGAGTTCTTGTTGATGATGGCGATGCAAATAGTCTTCCATTGCTAAAATAAACAGTTGATTTTCAGGAATCTGCATCTCATTTGCCAGGATAGATACTTGGTTATAGAGTGAATCGGGGAGGGAAAGATCTGTTTTAATGTTAGCCATGAGTGTTGTAACTGTTTGAGGGGCTATAGTTCTAGTTTAGCTTAAGCGCGATCGCACTGTCTATCCTCAGTTAAAATGTAGTATGATTTTGGGAATCTTACCGATCAAATTATCCTCCCATCCAATGACTACACTCTGATTTCTATAAAACTTAATTAACTATGCCATCTGAAGAACATATCCAATCATCTTATCATGACTTCTTGCATGACTCGGATGGCTGGATTAAGCCGGGTGAGTCGGTTGAATCTTGTGAATCGGGTGAATTTTTTGACAATGTAGAGCTTGCGGTTTTAGAAATATCGCCGACTAAAAATGACTGGTATAAGTCGAAAGAAAAACCTATTCAAGTCTTTATTAGCCAGTATTTATTATCAGTAGGAATAAACAATTCCATTGAAAAAGTTTACAAATATGACGATGTAGTATACAGAGCAGATATTATTTGTCCAGATATTAGCACTGTGATAGAAGTTAAAAAGGTGTTATCCCGTGAGGATATATGGCACGCTAAAAGTCAAGTGAAGACTTATGCAAACAAATATAACATGAGATATTGTTTGGTCATAGGTTTGCCTCCCCGCAGTTTTAACCAACGAAAATCAGTAGAGCAGTTAGCAAAAGAAGAAAAAGAATGGAATTTTGCTGTAATTTTTCTCGATCCTAATAACGAGAAAACTTTGGGATTAGATCAATACTTTAAGCAACTTTCTTCAGTATCTTGGAAAGATTCACTTGATGATATCATAAGAAGGCTCCGAGAGATAGTTTCAGCGTACTGGGAATCATTTTCAAAGACAACAAAACACTTGTTAAAGCCTACTCAAAAACACCGTTACTATCTACCTCCCTCCGATCAGTAAATTTAAAAAAAATGATTAATGGGGCTTGTTTTATTTACCAGCCCCATTATTATCACTTATCATCTCTCACCGGCAAAGCCACATCCAGAATTTCCATCAGCAACTCCAACCGCGAAGGACGAGAAAGCATCGGCACCAAATTCGGCAATGAATAGTAATCACCAGCAAACGTAAAGGTTTCCACCGGCACTTGCTTCTGCTTCAATTGACTCTCAACATAATTAGAATGAGAACCAACTCGCACGATCACTACATTCGGCATTACCCCTAAATCGCGGCAATAAGTAGTATAAGCATCGGCAAATAAAGGTGTAGAATTATCACCTTCATCTGTCACCAAAATAAACTGCTCAACCACCTGCTTTTTCTTCCGCATCACTTCCACAGCGCAACCGCAGCTAGTACCACCATTTGCCTGAAGATGCTTAAAAGCA contains:
- a CDS encoding DUF924 family protein translates to MNNQLESRLQVDRVLTFWFGQSDSPNYGQPKKEWFTKDTAFDEEVRSRFFSDYELAASGKLDSWQKSPESCLALIILLDQFPRNLFRGKPQAFATDSKALIAAQYAVDNKFDSTFLSVQRWFIYLPFEHSENLEHQRKAVELFYQLSGDAESKSPIDYAIRHLEIIEKFGRFPHRNQILGRETTPEEAEFIKQPGSGF
- a CDS encoding PCP reductase family protein, with product MSIPLEWTAEAEARLKEIPFFVRPAARKKIEKFAQELGITQINVEVYEQAKQKFNSKK
- a CDS encoding ThiF family adenylyltransferase, with amino-acid sequence MSTLFHEQLYRTPAVMSLLKKLPVTVCGAGALGANITENLARSGFENLKVIDRDRIEERNLSTQPYYRSDVGAFKAKIIANNLYRALGVKVDPQSKELTAANAAVLLANSALVVDTFDNSIGRQAVKDCCASRSIPCLHVGLASDYAEVIWNQGYRVPSPANDDVCDYPLARNLVMLTVAVACEVIINFAATKEQQSFTVTLGDFAIKPFML
- a CDS encoding Rpn family recombination-promoting nuclease/putative transposase — protein: MKTDSLFYKLFQKFPHSFFELIGQSSSEVEAYHFTSVEIKQPNFTIDGLFKPSDEDNDKPIYFIEVQFQKKDYFYWRFFAEVFLYLKQEMPTQDWQAVAVFKNRNVDPDLPRQYRGLLMSQQVKIIYLEELEKTGDRSLALGMVQLIVEPEETAGAEARQLIGKARQLDDEDLSRDVVEFIETVIVYKFANLSRQEIQEMLELGDLKQTRFYQEAKIEGKVETVPVLLRLGLSVEQIARELGLDIELVRQAVQGFSGGEIEEGEDRGN
- a CDS encoding DUF433 domain-containing protein yields the protein MTISIAATPLPLAVNADGVVLVGGTRVTLDTVVFSFNRGATAEEICLAYPSLRLADVYATIAYYLQHQEDVEAYLQQRQVLAREVRRQNEAKFNPQGIRERLLSRRGG
- a CDS encoding type II toxin-antitoxin system PemK/MazF family toxin, which produces MVIHQGDIYWIDLGQPIGSEPGYVRPYVVIQNDILNSSQIRTVIVCALTTNIKRARAMGNVLLEAGEA